A genomic region of Mycobacterium sp. Aquia_213 contains the following coding sequences:
- a CDS encoding phosphomannomutase/phosphoglucomutase, with product MSRPAATVHRVIKAYDIRGLVGAEIDESLVADIGAAFAALMRAEGAQRVAIGHDMRDSSPSLAAAFAAGVTNQGLDVVRIGLASTDQLYFASGILDCPGAMFTASHNPAAYNGIKLCRAGAKPVGADTGLKLITEDLIAGVKKFDGRPGTTTDRDVLSEYGEFLRSLVQTSGLRPLRVAVDAGNGMAGHTAPAVLGTIESITLLPLYFELDGSFPNHEANPLDAANLLDLQFYVRETGADIGLAFDGDADRCFVVDERGMPVSPSTVTSLVAARELGREIGATVIHNLITSRAVPELVTERGGTPLRSRVGHSYIKALMAETGAIFGGEHSAHYYFRDFWGADSGMLAALHVLAALGEQDRPLSELTADYQRYESSGEINFTVADAAQCVDAVLKSFGSRIHSIDHLDGVTVDLGDGSWFNLRTSNTEPLLRLNAEGRSTEDVDAMIAEISAGIAGQVQRNEGVP from the coding sequence ATGTCTCGGCCCGCCGCGACTGTCCACCGTGTCATCAAGGCTTATGACATCCGTGGGCTGGTCGGCGCAGAAATCGACGAGTCGCTGGTCGCCGACATCGGGGCCGCGTTCGCCGCGTTGATGCGTGCCGAGGGCGCGCAACGCGTGGCGATCGGACACGACATGCGCGACAGTTCGCCGTCACTGGCCGCTGCCTTTGCGGCCGGGGTGACCAACCAGGGCCTGGACGTGGTGCGGATCGGCTTGGCGTCGACCGACCAGCTGTATTTCGCCTCGGGGATCCTCGATTGTCCCGGCGCGATGTTCACCGCGAGTCACAACCCCGCCGCCTACAACGGCATCAAGCTCTGCCGGGCCGGTGCGAAACCGGTCGGTGCGGACACCGGGCTGAAGCTGATCACCGAAGATCTGATCGCCGGGGTCAAGAAGTTCGACGGCCGGCCGGGGACCACCACCGATCGCGATGTGCTTTCCGAGTACGGCGAGTTCCTGCGGTCGCTGGTCCAGACCTCGGGATTGCGACCGCTGCGGGTGGCGGTGGACGCCGGCAACGGCATGGCCGGCCACACGGCACCGGCCGTGCTCGGCACGATCGAGTCGATCACGTTGTTGCCGTTGTACTTCGAGCTTGACGGGTCGTTTCCCAATCACGAGGCCAACCCGCTCGACGCGGCCAACCTGCTGGATTTGCAGTTCTACGTCCGCGAAACCGGTGCTGACATCGGACTGGCCTTCGACGGCGACGCCGACCGGTGCTTCGTGGTCGACGAGCGCGGGATGCCGGTCTCTCCGTCGACGGTGACGAGCCTGGTGGCCGCGCGTGAGCTCGGCCGGGAAATCGGCGCCACCGTCATCCACAACCTGATCACGTCTCGCGCGGTGCCCGAACTGGTCACCGAGCGCGGTGGCACACCGCTGCGTTCGCGCGTCGGACACTCCTATATCAAGGCGCTGATGGCCGAAACCGGCGCGATCTTCGGCGGCGAGCATTCGGCACACTATTACTTCCGCGACTTCTGGGGCGCCGACTCGGGAATGCTGGCCGCGCTGCACGTCCTGGCCGCCCTCGGCGAGCAGGACCGGCCGCTGTCGGAGCTGACCGCGGACTATCAGCGCTACGAGTCCTCCGGCGAGATAAATTTCACGGTGGCCGACGCCGCACAGTGCGTGGACGCCGTGTTGAAGTCGTTCGGCAGCCGGATCCACTCCATCGATCACCTGGACGGGGTGACGGTGGATTTGGGCGACGGCAGCTGGTTCAACTTGCGCACCTCCAACACCGAGCCGTTGCTGCGGCTCAATGCGGAGGGCCGTAGCACCGAGGACGTCGACGCGATGATTGCCGAGATCAGCGCCGGGATCGCCGGCCAGGTGCAGCGCAACGAGGGCGTGCCGTGA
- a CDS encoding DUF3499 domain-containing protein, whose translation MNVPRRCCRPGCPHYAVATLTFVYSDSTAVVGPLATAREPHSWDLCVGHAGRITAPRGWELVRHAGPLNSEPANPDEDDLVALADAVRERGSAEAAVPYAGGTGMPLNGFPPQAGGAPTSPHLHHTGAQATAPSSHLLAPSEKRSGRRRGHLRVLPDPSD comes from the coding sequence GTGAACGTTCCCCGTCGCTGCTGCCGGCCTGGGTGCCCGCATTACGCCGTGGCGACCTTGACGTTCGTCTACTCGGACTCGACGGCAGTTGTAGGCCCGCTCGCGACCGCGCGCGAACCGCATTCGTGGGACTTGTGCGTCGGCCACGCCGGCCGGATCACCGCGCCCCGCGGATGGGAACTGGTGCGCCACGCCGGACCGCTCAATTCTGAGCCTGCCAATCCCGATGAAGACGACCTGGTCGCGCTTGCCGACGCCGTGCGTGAACGCGGTTCCGCGGAGGCGGCCGTACCGTACGCGGGCGGCACCGGCATGCCGTTGAACGGATTTCCCCCGCAAGCGGGAGGTGCCCCCACCTCTCCGCATCTGCACCACACCGGAGCCCAGGCCACCGCGCCCAGCAGTCATCTGCTCGCGCCGTCGGAAAAACGTTCGGGTCGCCGCCGCGGGCATCTGCGGGTGTTGCCCGATCCGTCCGACTAG
- a CDS encoding metallopeptidase family protein, giving the protein MRGPLLPPTVPGWRSRAERFDMAVLEAYEPIERRWQSRVSELDVAVDEIPRIAAKDPDSVQWPPEVVADGPIALARLIPAGVDVRGNSTRARIVLFRKPIERRAKDTVELGELLHEILVAQVAIYLDVEPTVIDPTIDDE; this is encoded by the coding sequence ATGCGCGGTCCTTTGCTGCCGCCGACGGTGCCGGGATGGCGCAGCCGGGCCGAACGATTCGACATGGCGGTGCTGGAGGCCTACGAACCGATCGAGCGACGCTGGCAATCACGAGTGTCGGAACTCGACGTCGCTGTCGATGAAATTCCCCGCATCGCCGCCAAGGATCCGGACAGCGTGCAGTGGCCGCCCGAGGTCGTCGCCGACGGACCGATCGCGCTGGCCCGCCTGATCCCCGCCGGGGTGGACGTCCGGGGAAACTCGACGCGGGCGCGAATTGTCTTGTTCCGCAAGCCCATCGAACGGCGCGCCAAAGACACCGTCGAACTTGGCGAGTTATTGCACGAGATCCTGGTGGCTCAGGTGGCCATCTACCTCGACGTCGAACCCACGGTCATCGACCCGACGATCGACGACGAATAG
- a CDS encoding WhiB family transcriptional regulator: MSYEHLRGVMPSTERAMISSAPAPLIRPHLTVVPDAPIPFEPEPLPEPELTPDQWQDRALCAQTDPEAFFPEKGGSTREAKKICLGCEVRHECLEYALAHDERFGIWGGLSERERRRLKRGII; encoded by the coding sequence ATGTCTTACGAGCACCTACGGGGCGTCATGCCAAGCACTGAGCGCGCCATGATCAGCTCCGCGCCGGCGCCACTTATCAGGCCCCACTTGACCGTGGTCCCTGACGCGCCAATCCCATTCGAGCCCGAGCCGTTGCCGGAGCCCGAACTCACTCCGGACCAATGGCAGGACCGCGCGCTGTGCGCGCAGACCGACCCCGAGGCCTTCTTCCCGGAGAAGGGCGGGTCCACCCGCGAGGCCAAGAAGATCTGCCTGGGTTGCGAGGTCCGTCATGAGTGCCTGGAGTACGCCCTGGCGCATGACGAGCGCTTCGGCATCTGGGGCGGCCTCTCCGAGCGCGAGCGCCGCCGCCTCAAGCGCGGCATCATCTGA
- the cofD gene encoding 2-phospho-L-lactate transferase has protein sequence MKVTVLVGGVGGARFLLGVQRLLGLGQFGAEGQPTEHELTAVVNIGDDAWIHGVRVCPDLDTCMYTLGGGVDPERGWGHRDETWHAKEELARYGMQPDWFQLGDRDLGTHLVRTQMLNAGYPLSAITTALCDRWRPGAQLLPASDDRCETHVVITDPADDSRRAIHFQEWWVRYRAKVTTHSFAFVGAETASATTEAVDAIGNADVILLAPSNPVVSVGAILAVPGIRGALRAAAAPIVGYSPIIGGKPLRGMADACLEVIGVESSAEAVGKHYGARATTGILDCWLVHEGDHAEIEGVAVRSVPLLMSDPKATADMVQAGLDIAGVAP, from the coding sequence GTGAAGGTCACCGTTCTGGTCGGCGGGGTCGGCGGCGCCCGGTTCCTGCTGGGCGTCCAACGGCTACTCGGTCTGGGTCAGTTCGGCGCCGAGGGACAACCAACCGAGCACGAGCTGACCGCCGTCGTCAACATTGGCGACGATGCCTGGATCCATGGGGTTCGGGTTTGTCCGGATTTGGACACCTGCATGTATACCTTAGGTGGAGGCGTAGACCCGGAGCGCGGGTGGGGACATCGCGACGAAACCTGGCACGCCAAAGAGGAATTGGCGCGCTACGGCATGCAGCCGGATTGGTTCCAACTCGGCGACCGGGATCTGGGGACCCACCTGGTGCGCACCCAGATGCTCAACGCCGGGTATCCGCTGTCGGCGATCACCACGGCGTTGTGCGACCGCTGGCGGCCGGGCGCACAGCTGCTGCCCGCGAGTGACGACCGGTGCGAAACCCATGTGGTGATCACCGATCCGGCCGACGACAGCCGGCGCGCGATCCACTTCCAGGAATGGTGGGTGCGCTACCGCGCCAAGGTGACAACGCATAGCTTCGCGTTCGTCGGCGCTGAAACGGCCAGCGCCACAACTGAAGCCGTCGATGCCATCGGCAATGCCGACGTCATCTTGCTGGCGCCGTCCAATCCGGTGGTGAGCGTCGGGGCGATCCTGGCGGTCCCGGGTATTCGCGGCGCGCTGCGGGCGGCCGCCGCGCCGATCGTCGGCTACTCCCCGATCATCGGTGGAAAGCCGTTGCGCGGCATGGCCGATGCCTGCCTGGAGGTGATCGGGGTGGAGTCCAGCGCGGAAGCGGTCGGCAAGCACTACGGCGCGCGCGCGACCACCGGGATACTGGATTGCTGGCTGGTGCACGAGGGCGACCACGCGGAGATCGAAGGCGTCGCGGTGCGCTCGGTGCCGCTGTTGATGAGCGACCCGAAGGCGACGGCCGACATGGTGCAAGCCGGACTGGACATTGCGGGCGTGGCGCCGTGA
- a CDS encoding coenzyme F420-0:L-glutamate ligase yields the protein MTRSPKEHGTAATVEILPVTGLPEFRPGDDLGAAVAAAAPWLRDGDVVVVTSKVVSKCEGRLVAAPEDPEERDELRRKLVDDEAVRVLARKGRTLITENRLGLVQAAAGVDGSNVGRSELALLPVDPDGSAAALRAALREKLGVDVAVVITDTMGRAWRNGQIDAAIGAAGLAVLHGYSGAVDEHGNELVVTEIAVADEVAAAADLVKGKLTAMPVAVVRGLTVVDDGTTARQLLRPGPEDLFWLGTAEAIEMGRGQAQLLRRSVRRFSAEPVAPELIEAAVAEALTAPAPHHTRPVRFVWLRTAATRTRLLDRMKDKWRTDLAGDGKPADAIDRRVARGQILYDAPEVVIPMLVPDGAHTYSDAERTDAEHTMFTVAVGAAVQALLVALAVRGVGSCWIGSTIFAADLVRAELELPDDWEPLGGIAIGYAVQPDGLRDPVNPGDLLIRK from the coding sequence GTGACCCGTTCGCCGAAAGAACACGGCACCGCCGCGACGGTCGAGATCCTGCCCGTGACCGGGCTTCCCGAGTTCCGCCCCGGCGACGATCTCGGTGCGGCCGTCGCTGCCGCCGCGCCCTGGCTGCGCGACGGCGACGTCGTGGTGGTCACCAGCAAGGTGGTATCCAAGTGCGAGGGCCGACTGGTGGCGGCGCCCGAGGACCCCGAGGAGCGCGACGAACTCCGGCGCAAACTGGTCGACGACGAGGCGGTGCGGGTGCTGGCCCGCAAGGGCCGCACGCTGATCACCGAGAACCGGCTTGGGCTCGTGCAGGCCGCCGCCGGGGTCGACGGATCCAACGTCGGGCGAAGCGAACTCGCGCTGCTGCCGGTCGACCCCGACGGCAGTGCCGCGGCGCTGCGCGCCGCACTGCGCGAGAAGCTCGGCGTCGACGTCGCGGTGGTGATCACCGACACCATGGGCCGGGCCTGGCGCAACGGCCAGATCGACGCCGCGATCGGGGCGGCGGGTCTGGCTGTGCTGCACGGTTATTCGGGCGCGGTCGATGAGCACGGCAACGAGCTGGTGGTCACCGAGATCGCCGTGGCCGACGAAGTGGCCGCCGCGGCCGATCTGGTCAAGGGCAAGCTGACCGCGATGCCGGTGGCCGTCGTGCGCGGGCTCACCGTCGTCGACGACGGCACGACGGCCCGGCAGCTGCTACGGCCCGGCCCCGAAGATCTGTTCTGGCTCGGCACCGCCGAAGCCATCGAGATGGGACGCGGACAGGCCCAGCTGCTGCGCCGGTCGGTGCGCCGGTTCAGCGCCGAGCCGGTGGCACCGGAGCTGATCGAGGCGGCCGTCGCCGAGGCGCTGACCGCACCGGCCCCGCACCACACCCGCCCGGTGCGGTTCGTGTGGCTGCGCACCGCGGCCACCCGGACGCGACTGCTCGATCGGATGAAGGACAAGTGGCGTACCGACCTGGCCGGTGACGGCAAGCCGGCCGACGCGATCGATCGCCGAGTGGCACGCGGCCAGATCCTCTACGACGCACCCGAGGTCGTCATCCCGATGCTGGTGCCCGACGGCGCACACACCTATTCCGACGCCGAGCGCACCGACGCCGAGCACACCATGTTCACCGTCGCGGTCGGCGCGGCCGTGCAGGCTTTGTTGGTGGCGCTGGCCGTTCGCGGGGTGGGCAGCTGCTGGATCGGCTCGACGATCTTTGCCGCCGATTTGGTCCGCGCCGAACTGGAGCTGCCGGACGATTGGGAGCCGTTGGGCGGCATCGCGATCGGTTACGCCGTGCAGCCGGATGGGTTGCGCGACCCCGTGAATCCCGGAGATCTGCTGATCCGCAAGTGA
- a CDS encoding class I SAM-dependent methyltransferase gives MKTFAGKAAASADKVRGGYYTPISVARFLARWVHEAGPRIVEPSCGDGRILRELAALSTQARGVELVAAEAAKSRAFAPVDAANLFTWLAENKATGWDGVAGNPPYIRFGNWAPEQREPALELMRRAGLRPSRLTNAWVPFVVASTLMVRDGGRVGLVLPAELLQVGYAAQLREFLLTRYREITLVTFARLVFDGILQEVVLFCGVAGPGPARIRTLELVDAAALDCADLDVESAPALLHEEEKWTKYFLDPAAIGLLRTLKGSDTMTRVGAIADVDVGIVTGRNSFFTFTDAQVDEQGLRPHCVPLVSRSSQLCGLVYDTDCRASDVAAGHRTWLLDAPDEPADPALAAHIDAGEAAGVHLGYKCSIRTPWWRTPSLWVPDLFLLRQIHLAPRLTVNAAAATSTDTVHRVRLLGPPESRADPTAFAAVFHNSATFAFAEIMGRSYGGGILELEPREAEQLPVPAPALAGAELAGDVDLLLKANEVEKALDTVDRHVLIDGLGWSPDVVAECRAAWHTLRDRRTRRGAR, from the coding sequence GTGAAGACGTTCGCGGGCAAGGCGGCCGCTTCGGCCGACAAGGTTCGCGGCGGCTACTACACGCCGATTTCGGTGGCGCGATTTCTGGCCCGCTGGGTCCACGAGGCCGGTCCCCGGATCGTCGAACCCTCGTGCGGCGACGGCCGAATCCTGCGCGAGCTCGCCGCGCTCAGTACCCAGGCGCGGGGTGTGGAACTCGTCGCCGCCGAGGCCGCGAAGTCGCGAGCGTTCGCTCCCGTAGACGCCGCGAATCTGTTCACCTGGCTGGCCGAAAACAAGGCCACCGGTTGGGACGGGGTCGCGGGCAACCCGCCCTACATCCGCTTCGGCAACTGGGCGCCGGAGCAACGGGAGCCGGCGCTGGAGCTGATGCGGCGCGCGGGGCTACGCCCCAGCCGGCTGACCAATGCCTGGGTCCCATTCGTCGTCGCGAGCACGCTAATGGTGCGCGACGGCGGACGGGTGGGTTTGGTATTGCCCGCCGAATTGCTGCAAGTCGGTTATGCCGCACAATTGCGCGAATTTCTGCTCACTCGCTACCGCGAAATCACTCTGGTCACATTTGCACGCCTGGTGTTCGACGGCATCCTGCAGGAAGTCGTGTTGTTCTGCGGCGTGGCTGGTCCGGGTCCCGCGCGGATTCGCACGCTCGAGCTCGTCGATGCCGCCGCTTTGGATTGCGCCGACCTCGACGTCGAATCGGCGCCCGCGCTGTTGCACGAAGAGGAGAAGTGGACCAAGTACTTCTTGGATCCCGCCGCGATCGGGCTGCTGCGCACGCTCAAGGGATCCGACACGATGACGCGGGTCGGGGCCATCGCCGACGTCGACGTCGGCATCGTGACGGGCCGCAACAGCTTCTTCACCTTCACCGATGCCCAAGTCGATGAGCAGGGCCTGCGGCCGCACTGCGTCCCCCTCGTCTCGCGCAGCAGCCAGCTGTGCGGCCTGGTGTACGACACCGATTGCCGGGCGAGCGATGTCGCGGCCGGCCACCGGACCTGGTTACTCGACGCCCCGGACGAGCCGGCCGATCCCGCCCTGGCCGCTCACATCGACGCCGGTGAGGCCGCCGGTGTCCACCTCGGCTATAAGTGCTCGATCCGGACGCCCTGGTGGCGGACCCCGTCGCTGTGGGTGCCCGACCTGTTCTTGCTGCGCCAGATTCACCTGGCGCCGCGGCTGACCGTCAACGCCGCCGCGGCAACGAGCACCGACACCGTGCATCGGGTGCGGCTGCTGGGTCCGCCCGAGAGCCGGGCCGACCCGACGGCATTCGCGGCGGTGTTCCACAACAGCGCGACGTTCGCCTTCGCCGAGATCATGGGCCGTAGTTATGGTGGAGGCATCTTGGAATTGGAGCCGCGCGAAGCCGAGCAGCTACCCGTTCCCGCACCGGCGCTGGCCGGCGCCGAACTCGCCGGGGATGTCGATCTGCTGCTGAAGGCCAACGAAGTCGAGAAGGCACTCGACACCGTCGACCGTCATGTCCTGATCGACGGGCTCGGCTGGTCACCCGATGTCGTCGCAGAGTGCCGAGCGGCCTGGCACACCCTGCGCGATCGCCGGACCAGGCGCGGCGCCCGATGA
- a CDS encoding NUDIX hydrolase, which translates to MSIRDSAISILTDWQAPDPGQESLRHAVLAFVHGRPDACRRECEAGHVTASAIVLDATGTQVLLTLHRRFRRWVQLGGHCDDDDPDIVTAALREAVEESGVPDLRIAPDLAAIHVHPVTCSLGVPTRHLDLQFVAHAPAGAQIAISEESEDLRWWPADALPPGADHALAHLVSRARDHRQTSLE; encoded by the coding sequence ATGAGCATCCGCGATTCGGCCATCTCGATCCTCACCGACTGGCAGGCGCCCGACCCCGGGCAGGAGTCGTTGCGGCACGCCGTGCTGGCCTTCGTGCACGGCCGCCCGGACGCCTGCCGCCGCGAGTGCGAAGCCGGCCACGTGACGGCGTCGGCGATCGTGCTCGACGCCACCGGCACCCAGGTGCTGCTGACCCTGCATCGCCGGTTTCGCCGCTGGGTGCAGCTCGGTGGTCACTGCGACGACGACGATCCCGACATCGTGACCGCGGCGCTGCGCGAAGCCGTCGAGGAGTCCGGCGTGCCCGATCTGCGAATCGCGCCGGACCTGGCCGCGATTCACGTCCACCCGGTCACCTGCTCGCTGGGCGTCCCGACCCGGCACCTGGACCTGCAATTCGTCGCACACGCGCCCGCGGGTGCGCAGATCGCGATCAGCGAGGAATCCGAGGACCTGCGGTGGTGGCCGGCCGACGCATTGCCGCCCGGTGCCGATCACGCACTCGCGCACCTGGTTTCGCGGGCTCGCGATCACCGTCAGACGTCGCTGGAGTAG
- a CDS encoding NDP-sugar synthase, producing MAIHPVDAVILVGGKGTRLRPLTLSAPKPMLPTAGVPFLTHMLSRIAAAGVEHVILSTSYKAGVFEAEFGDGSGLGLEIDYVTEEDPLGTGGGIANIADKLRHDTVLVFNGDVLSGADLGQLVESHRANEADVTLHLVRVGDPRAFGCVPTDENDRVLAFLEKTEDPPTDQINAGTYVFERKIIDRIPRGRPVSVEREVFPSLLSDPDVKFCGYVDATYWRDMGTPDDFVRGSSDLVRGIVTSPALQGHRGEKLVHEGAAVAPGAVLIGGTVIGRGAEIGPGVRLDGAVIFDGVKIEAGSVVERSIVGFGARIGPRALIRDGVIGDGADIGARCELLRGARVWPGVSIPDGGIRYSSDV from the coding sequence TTGGCGATTCACCCGGTGGATGCTGTGATTCTGGTCGGCGGCAAGGGCACTCGGTTGCGGCCGCTGACGCTGTCGGCGCCCAAGCCGATGCTGCCGACGGCCGGGGTGCCGTTTCTCACCCACATGTTGTCGCGCATCGCCGCGGCGGGCGTCGAGCACGTCATCCTGAGCACCTCCTACAAGGCCGGGGTGTTCGAGGCGGAGTTCGGTGACGGGTCTGGGCTCGGTCTGGAGATCGACTACGTCACCGAAGAGGATCCGCTGGGGACCGGCGGCGGCATCGCCAACATCGCCGACAAGCTGCGCCATGACACCGTGCTGGTGTTCAACGGCGACGTGCTCTCCGGCGCCGACCTCGGCCAGCTGGTGGAGTCGCACCGGGCCAACGAAGCCGACGTGACGCTGCACCTGGTTCGCGTGGGCGATCCGCGGGCCTTCGGCTGCGTGCCCACCGACGAGAACGATCGCGTGCTGGCTTTTCTGGAGAAGACCGAGGATCCGCCGACCGATCAGATCAATGCCGGCACCTATGTGTTCGAGCGCAAGATCATCGACCGGATTCCGCGCGGCCGGCCGGTATCGGTCGAGCGCGAGGTTTTCCCGTCGCTGCTGTCGGACCCCGACGTCAAGTTCTGCGGCTACGTCGATGCCACCTATTGGCGAGACATGGGCACCCCGGACGACTTCGTCCGCGGATCGTCGGACCTGGTGCGCGGCATCGTCACGTCGCCAGCGCTGCAGGGGCATCGGGGCGAGAAGCTGGTGCACGAGGGTGCGGCGGTGGCGCCCGGCGCGGTGCTGATCGGCGGCACGGTCATCGGGCGCGGCGCCGAGATCGGTCCCGGCGTGCGGCTGGACGGCGCGGTGATTTTCGACGGCGTCAAGATCGAGGCCGGCAGCGTGGTCGAGCGCTCGATCGTCGGATTCGGCGCTCGCATCGGTCCGCGGGCGCTGATCCGCGACGGGGTGATCGGCGACGGCGCCGATATCGGTGCGCGCTGCGAGCTGTTGCGCGGCGCCCGGGTGTGGCCCGGTGTCTCCATTCCCGACGGCGGGATCCGCTACTCCAGCGACGTCTGA
- a CDS encoding glycosyltransferase family 2 protein, producing MTDVLPVVTVTYSPGHHLERFLASLSLATDRPVSVLMADNGSTDGTPQAAVQRYPNVRFFSTGGNLGYGTAVNRAIEHLGERGEIDDWVLVANPDVQWGPNSIDALLEATTRWPQAGALGPLIHDPDGSVYPSARHLPSLIRGGMHAVLGPFWKNNPWTAAYRQERLEPTERPVGWLSGSCLLLRRSAFGQIGGFDERYFMYMEDVDLGDRLGKAGWLNVYVPSAEVLHHKGHSTGDDPASHLAAHHRSTYIFLADRHTGWWLAPLRWTLRASLALRSALMVRSSRRQRSRKPAEGRH from the coding sequence GTGACTGACGTCCTGCCGGTCGTGACGGTGACCTACTCGCCGGGCCACCACCTCGAACGTTTTCTGGCTTCGCTGTCGCTGGCCACCGATCGCCCGGTCAGCGTCCTGATGGCCGACAACGGTTCCACCGACGGCACCCCGCAGGCGGCGGTCCAGCGCTACCCGAACGTGCGGTTCTTCAGCACCGGAGGCAATCTCGGGTACGGAACCGCGGTCAATCGCGCGATCGAACATCTCGGTGAGCGCGGGGAGATCGACGACTGGGTGCTGGTGGCCAATCCGGACGTGCAATGGGGCCCGAACAGCATCGACGCGCTGCTGGAGGCGACCACCCGCTGGCCCCAGGCCGGTGCGCTGGGCCCACTGATCCACGACCCCGACGGCTCGGTGTATCCGTCGGCACGCCATCTGCCCAGCCTGATCCGCGGCGGCATGCACGCGGTGCTCGGCCCGTTCTGGAAGAACAATCCCTGGACGGCGGCGTACCGCCAGGAGCGGCTCGAGCCCACCGAACGGCCGGTGGGCTGGCTCTCGGGATCATGTCTGCTGCTGCGTCGTTCGGCCTTCGGTCAGATCGGCGGGTTCGACGAGCGCTACTTCATGTATATGGAGGACGTCGACCTCGGCGATCGGCTCGGCAAGGCCGGCTGGCTCAACGTCTATGTTCCGTCGGCCGAAGTGCTGCACCACAAGGGCCACTCCACCGGCGACGATCCGGCCAGCCACCTCGCGGCGCACCATCGGAGTACCTATATTTTTCTGGCCGACCGGCATACCGGTTGGTGGCTGGCCCCGCTGCGCTGGACGTTGCGGGCCTCGTTGGCGCTGCGTTCGGCTCTGATGGTGCGCAGCTCGCGCCGGCAACGTTCGCGGAAGCCGGCAGAAGGGCGGCACTGA
- the rfbD gene encoding dTDP-4-dehydrorhamnose reductase, whose product MSGRIVVTGAGGQLGGCLAAHCADQGRNVLALTSAQWDITDPAAAEAIVTSGDVVINCAAYTDVDGAESDEARAYAVNEAAPAHIARACARAGARLIHVSTDFVFAGDYADPRPFEPSDATSPRGVYACSKRAGEVAALAALPEASQCVVVRSAWVYTGGTGNDFVAIMRKLAAGGDVKGPIRVVDDQVGSPTYVADLAAALLQVADDGVRGPILHAANEGVVSRFGLARAVFEECGADPERVNPVSTAEFPRPAPRPTYSALSGRQSEAAGMAPLRPWRPALVAALAASQGPVPAERPIISTRD is encoded by the coding sequence ATGTCGGGCAGGATCGTCGTCACCGGAGCCGGTGGGCAGCTGGGCGGTTGTTTGGCCGCACACTGCGCTGACCAGGGCCGTAACGTCCTTGCGCTGACGTCCGCACAGTGGGACATCACCGACCCGGCCGCGGCCGAGGCGATCGTGACAAGCGGTGATGTCGTCATCAATTGCGCCGCCTACACCGATGTCGACGGCGCCGAGAGCGACGAAGCGCGGGCGTACGCGGTCAATGAGGCCGCGCCGGCACACATCGCGCGGGCCTGCGCGCGGGCCGGCGCCCGGCTGATTCACGTTTCGACCGACTTCGTGTTCGCCGGTGATTACGCCGATCCCCGCCCGTTCGAACCCAGCGACGCGACCTCGCCGCGTGGCGTTTACGCGTGCAGCAAGCGCGCCGGTGAGGTGGCCGCGCTGGCGGCCCTGCCGGAGGCCTCCCAGTGCGTCGTGGTCCGGTCCGCCTGGGTCTACACCGGCGGCACCGGCAACGACTTCGTCGCGATCATGCGCAAGCTCGCGGCCGGCGGTGATGTCAAAGGCCCGATCAGGGTCGTCGACGACCAGGTCGGCTCGCCGACCTACGTCGCCGACTTGGCCGCCGCACTGCTCCAGGTGGCCGACGACGGCGTCCGCGGGCCGATCCTGCACGCCGCCAACGAAGGCGTCGTCTCGCGATTCGGCCTGGCCCGCGCGGTGTTCGAGGAGTGTGGCGCCGACCCCGAGCGGGTGAACCCGGTGAGCACCGCGGAATTCCCCCGTCCCGCACCGCGGCCGACCTACTCCGCGCTGTCGGGCCGGCAGTCGGAGGCGGCGGGCATGGCGCCGCTACGGCCCTGGCGGCCGGCACTTGTCGCGGCGCTGGCCGCGTCGCAGGGGCCAGTCCCGGCCGAACGACCGATAATCTCGACGCGTGACTGA